The genomic interval TCAGCATTTCAAGGAGGAATGCCTTCGATATGAACAATTAATTGAAGCACATGGTGGAATTGATCTTCAAATTTTAGGAATTGGCAGTAATGGACATATTGGTTTTAATGAGCCAGGGACAAAATTTGGAACGAAAACGCATGTTGTAAAGCTTACAGATGCAACAAGAGAAGCGAATGCTAGGTATTTTCAAAAGTTCGAAGAAGTACCAGAATATGCAGTTACAATGGGTATTTCCTCCATAATGCAAAGTAAAGAAATTCTTCTATTAGTATCGGGGGAAACGAAAATAGAGGCAATGAAGCAACTATTAGGTGGAGAAGTTTCTGAAAGTTTTCCTGCTTCGATTTTACAATTGCATCCCAATGTTACAATTATCGCTGATGAAAAATCATTAATTGAAGCCAAGGTGCCCAGTTGAAACAAGCAAGTAAAGGATGATCCATCTATCCGATCCCTGTAATCTATCAAATAGAGGAACAAATCTTATAATGAAGTCATTTATTGAGTATGTTGTAAAATTAGTGAAGTTCTATTAAATTTTAGAAAGCTCTTGGATGGTGAAAATCATCTCGTAATAGATGGTATAACAATAAAAGTTGTAAGCGGTATCATTCGGTAGAGGAATTTCTATTTTTGATCAAGAAGGAAAATATAGAAGATGAAGTTAAGTGTTAATTAAATAGTTCTGCTATTTTAATTTGCACTTAATTTTAAAGCTGAGGAGGAAAATAAGTGCAAAAAGTAACGCGTATTTGTTTTATCGTATGTTTTATAATCAGTTTAGTTCTACCTTTGAGTAATGTTGCAGCTGAAGAAATACCAACTGAGAATTTAATACAAAACGGATCTTTTGAAACCACCACAAGTAACAGTAACTGGACAAATAGTATTGGACCTGCACATTGGAGTGATTGGATTCCGAGTGGTAATCCATTGTTAACGGTTGATTCTGCTATTTATCATGAGGGAGGAAAGTCCATCTCTATTCAAGCTTCTGAAACAAGCAGAGCTGATGTATTACAAGATGTGGATGTCAAACCTAACCAAGCCTATCAATTAGCATTTTGGTTCAAAACAGAAAATATCGAAGCATCTTGGGGAGGACTTTTTGTTCGAACACAATATTTAGATATAGATGGTAAAAAAGTTAGCGATGGACCATCCACAGAAAAAATAAAAGGTTCCCAAGATTGGAGCTCAAAGGAATTGAATTTAGCTATCCCAAAAAGTGCCAGTAAAGTACGGATAGAGCTATTTTTTGAAACAGCAAAAGGTAAAGCTTGGCTTGATGATATAACACTTAAGGAAACTGCGAAAAAGGTGACTGATTTTACATTAAAAGAAAAGGTAATCACGCTAGATATCGGCAATACTGTGACCTTGACTCCGGTTTTTACGCCTACTGATGTAACGGATAAAACCGTTTCTTGGACTTCCTCCAATGCTGATATTGCAGTGGTTAATGAAACTGGTGTTGTTACGGGGATTGCACCAGGGGTGGCAACTATTAAGGCAACATCAAAAGATGGTGGATTTACGGCAGAGAGTTTGGTTAGTGTAGACTCTGCTGAGACTCCTAAATTTTATGAAGAACTTCGAGTCAATTGGTTCAATAAATTAACGGGTAACGAACTATATGACGCTAGCAATCAGGATATGAAAACCTATATGGATAGTTCTGTAGAAAAGATTACAAACGATGATGGAACTGGTATATGGGATTCCATGAATAAGTCCAATGAGCGAACATCTTTGTGGAATGATAAAGCGAGTACAACTGATTCATCTCATATTACGACGTCCTATCAACGATTAAAAGATATGGCTCTTGCGTATTCTAGTAAAGGTTCAACATTGTATGGTAATCAAACGTTAAAGAACGAAATTGTTAGTGGATTAGATTGGTTGTATACCTATCGTTACAATGAAAATAAAAATGAGTATGGAAATTGGTGGGATTGGGAAATTGGAATTCCTCAAGCATTGAACGATATCATGGTGTTAATGTATGAAGATTTGTCTTCCACTCAAATTAATAAATATATAGGAGCTATTGATAGGTTTGTTCCAGATGCTACTAAACGAATTTCTCTTAGTGATCCAAACTTCCGTGAAACAGGTGCTAACCTTTTGGATAAGGCGCTTGTTGTAGCTCTTCGTGGTGTGCTTGGAAATAATAGCGCAAAAGTCTTGCAGGGTAGTGATTCAATCGGGAAAGAATATCTTTATGTTGATAGCGGGGATGGTGTTTATAAAGATGGATCTCTTGTTCAACACTATAATATTGCGTATACGGGTGGATATGGAGCAACTTGGGTTGGTCGTACAGCTGATATGTTATATTTGTTAAAAGATTCTCCATGGGATATAAAAGACCAAAACGTTAATAATGTGTTTAGCTGGGTAACTGATTCCTTTGAACCACTTATTTATAAAGGGGCAATGATGGACATGGTGTCGGGAAGAGGTATTTCTCGACAGAGTTCTAGTGATCATATAACTGGTAGGGCAACTATATTAAGTTTGCTTCGTTTGGCTGATGCTGCACCTCCTGAGAAGGCAGTGACCATTAAACAAATGGTCAAAGAATGGATTCAAACAGATACTACTTTTTCCAATTACGCTAATGGTTTATCGCTTTATCAAATGAATTTAGTTAACTCTTTAATGAATGATACGACAATTGAGCCTAGGGGAGAGTTAGTAAAAAATCAAATCTTTGCAGGCATGGATCGGGTCGTTCATCTTCGGCCTGGATTTGGTTTAGGGATTAGTCTGTTTTCTGATAGAATTTCAGGATTTGAATATGGGAATGGAGAAAATAAAAAAGGATGGTATACAGGGGCTGGAGCTACTTATTTATTTAACAATGATCTAACACAATTTAGTAATGATTTTTGGCCGACTGTAGATAGTTATCGATTACCAGGTACAACAACAGATCAATCAATAGGAACATTGAAGGATTGGGAAAGTTACTATAACCCAAGATCTTGGGTTGGAGGTGCTAATCTCAATGGAATTTATGGTACTGTTGGAATGGATTTTTCCCTTGAAAATTTAACAGGTAGCTCATTGCAAGGTAAAAAATCATGGTTTATGTTCGATGATGAGATTGTTGCATTAGGTGCAGATATTTCGAGCACCAATGACTCTAAAGTAGAAACGATAATTGAAAATCGACAATTGAATGAGGATGGTAATAATAAGCTGATTGTTAATGGAGAAGAAAAGCTTAATCAACTTGGAGATTCAGAGACATTAACCAATGTTAAATGGGCTCATTTAGAGGGAAATGTCGAAGGGGCAGATATAGGCTATTATTTTGCTGAATCCCCTAGTTTGAATGGATTACGTGAATCAAGAACAGGTTCTTGGAGCGAAATTAATAATGGAGGCTCCACTGAGTCT from Niallia sp. FSL W8-0635 carries:
- the nagB gene encoding glucosamine-6-phosphate deaminase, with the protein product MKVMEVKDYQEMSHAAGKYIIDKVKAKPNITLGLATGGTPEGTYEYIINDYQENGTSYRKVTTFNLDEYIGLKESHPNGYRHYMDTKLFNHININISNTNIPNGDIQHFKEECLRYEQLIEAHGGIDLQILGIGSNGHIGFNEPGTKFGTKTHVVKLTDATREANARYFQKFEEVPEYAVTMGISSIMQSKEILLLVSGETKIEAMKQLLGGEVSESFPASILQLHPNVTIIADEKSLIEAKVPS
- a CDS encoding polysaccharide lyase family 8 super-sandwich domain-containing protein; translation: MQKVTRICFIVCFIISLVLPLSNVAAEEIPTENLIQNGSFETTTSNSNWTNSIGPAHWSDWIPSGNPLLTVDSAIYHEGGKSISIQASETSRADVLQDVDVKPNQAYQLAFWFKTENIEASWGGLFVRTQYLDIDGKKVSDGPSTEKIKGSQDWSSKELNLAIPKSASKVRIELFFETAKGKAWLDDITLKETAKKVTDFTLKEKVITLDIGNTVTLTPVFTPTDVTDKTVSWTSSNADIAVVNETGVVTGIAPGVATIKATSKDGGFTAESLVSVDSAETPKFYEELRVNWFNKLTGNELYDASNQDMKTYMDSSVEKITNDDGTGIWDSMNKSNERTSLWNDKASTTDSSHITTSYQRLKDMALAYSSKGSTLYGNQTLKNEIVSGLDWLYTYRYNENKNEYGNWWDWEIGIPQALNDIMVLMYEDLSSTQINKYIGAIDRFVPDATKRISLSDPNFRETGANLLDKALVVALRGVLGNNSAKVLQGSDSIGKEYLYVDSGDGVYKDGSLVQHYNIAYTGGYGATWVGRTADMLYLLKDSPWDIKDQNVNNVFSWVTDSFEPLIYKGAMMDMVSGRGISRQSSSDHITGRATILSLLRLADAAPPEKAVTIKQMVKEWIQTDTTFSNYANGLSLYQMNLVNSLMNDTTIEPRGELVKNQIFAGMDRVVHLRPGFGLGISLFSDRISGFEYGNGENKKGWYTGAGATYLFNNDLTQFSNDFWPTVDSYRLPGTTTDQSIGTLKDWESYYNPRSWVGGANLNGIYGTVGMDFSLENLTGSSLQGKKSWFMFDDEIVALGADISSTNDSKVETIIENRQLNEDGNNKLIVNGEEKLNQLGDSETLTNVKWAHLEGNVEGADIGYYFAESPSLNGLRESRTGSWSEINNGGSTESITRNYLSLAFDHGKMPTNASYSYVLLPNKDVNQTETYSRNADITFLANTAAVQAVQEKTLGITAANFYKEGTVDFITVQNPSSVMVQEAGDGLTLSVSDPTQKQDKIIVELNKTGLDIDKKDETIKVVQTSPTLKVEVNVAGSIGKTHSIQFIDKTAPTVIAPKLQDLYRTDSLNLEFDISDSFSEISSEKFKMDGIEISNPIEIKPFSLSIGNHTIEVTVTDLAGNVTNETYKLKVKMDIDHLDEAINYGREKEWITNEGIATSLLSKIGTLQAGKMENKQTQNRLHALENQVRAQSGKKINTAYANSLLEDISYLLK